TACCATAAATAACGATTCTTGTCTCTTCCTGTTATATTTACAATAATCTTTTATGACATATTCTgggaaaatacaaacaaaaccgAAAACACAGACATAACATGGAAAAGGCTGACCTGATTTTTATActggaagaaaaaattaaaatatattttgaaagtagtGCAAGCATGGCGGTGATCCAGTATTAAACTTAATTATGTGCTGCTTTAAAATGCATACTGGATCATTTGGCAAAAATTACACATTATGTGTTAtggacattttcctttttgatgGCTGAATGTGAAATATTTACTATGCTAAATGTGATTTAATACTTCACATTTTTTCTTCCTATAAATTATTGATTTAAAATCTGTATGCTActttaattcataaaataataatatagagaAATTATGGCACTTTATATTCTCAAAGGAATGTGCAAACTTTAAAGGAATGATGCAGGCAGCACCACTGGAGATGGTGACAGACCATATACACCTTATTTCCATGAGAGTCACACAAATTACTCTGTTTAGAAATTGTACATATCTAGAAAATACAACTTCCAGAGGAGAAGGGAGCCTTTAACTACGGGCTAAACAAGAATTTCCAGAAAATGGAACAGGGAACCCTCCTCTCACAGGATGCGGGGGTAGAAAAGTATACATTTTAAACCAAACATCTGTGCACAAACAGAGGAATTAGCATTTTGAAAGCAAtgcacccccacccaccctccccGCTCATAGGCTACTTGCAAGGGAGACCAGAAAACCTAGCAGGCCATTTATCCCCTGAGATTTGTTTCCCTTTATAGAAGTAGTAAAATaccattttactttatttaaatgtgtCTTAGGGAAGACTTGTGAAGGAAAAGGATTgtttaggaaggaaggaaggaaggaaggaaatggcaAAAAGGAGGAACTTGGCACCACCTAAACTGTTCTAAGCCCCATGCACCTTTCTATACTGAAAACCGTGGCTGCAGTTTCTCGGCTGTTGGAGTGTCCCCCCGGGGCACCCTGTGGCATCTGCCCTGGTGACCCAGGCGTGGCCTCCAGGCGGCTGGCTGCCTCCTGCCCTGCTGGGCTGGGGTGAAGGGCTGCCTTCTCTGTCGGGTTCttgctgcccacccccacccccctagCTACGTTTGCGGTGCCTCCTATTTCTGCTGAGTCGGTTAGGGGGCTGTTCCTGCACCCCGACCTGAAATGGAGGGCGCTGAACGGCACGTGACCCATCCCGAGGTGTCACTGGTCTCCCCTGAGAAGTCCGGGGGTGGCCCGGCAACCTGGTGGGTATTTCAAGGTCCATCTCCTCCCACCGGCGTCCCCAGAGTCTCTTCCTGTTGCTGCTGTCCCCAGACTTGTCGCCGCGTGCTGGGGAGCTGCCGAGGCCCGAGAGGAAGGGGCAGCGCTGATGCCTGGCATGGGGGAGCCAGGAGGAGTTCAAAACACAGCGAAGCCCCGAGCCAGACAGTCCCCACACAGTGGGCCTGGCTCCCTGCCCGTCCCGGGAACCTGCCCCGGGGCCACCTCTGCATCTGGCCCTGGCCTGAGCCCAGGTGAGGGCCCTGCGAGGCTGCCAGGCTCCCGCTGGGCTGAGTCCGTGGCTAGGAAATCGCCATCAGTCTCATCTGCTAAGCATCCTGCCTCCCCTTCCCCGAGGGGTGAAGAGGAGGTGGTCACAGCAGCCCACTCTGCAGGGAGGGTGTAAAGGGAAGGGGCCGTGAGGGCGCCAGCACCCCTTTTCATCAGCACTGTCACACAGCCACTCCAGcttccaggggctggaaaacGGGACTTCAGTTTTCACTGCTTCTACCGGAGAGGCCGATGTAGAAGGGAGGGGGTTGGAAATGGTTTGCCACAAGTGTCACTGACAACCTCCACCACAGCTGCCTCTCCCACAGAGGCAGTGACTGATTTCAAGGTGCTGCCTAGAACCCATTCCCGGAAGTCCTACATCTCACCATTCCTTGTTAAATGGAACAAGGACAGTCATTACACTCCTGATTGGTTCATTACTCCTCTCAAAGACCAGGGGCCAAGTTTTGAGTGTTTATCTACAATTGCCAAGCATTGAGATACAAAGCTGATGAGTGTGGTTTCCTTAATtgagaatatttcttttttgtaccaTGCTTTTTAGTTAGCAAGGTTTCACCCGCTAGAAACAGAAAACCACACTAACAATGACTTAAATCATATTAACAATTTATAATTtacttcaaaaatttttaaaggaggcAAGTTCAGGTTTGGTCCAGCCACTGTACAATGTTAGAGTGTTGGGATGAGGTCTCTGTGATTTTCCTCATGGTTACAAGAAGGATGTCACAGCTCCAGGCATCACATCCTTTAGGAGAATGCACAAAGGAAGCACAAGATGGTGAAAGAACTGTGTTTCCATGCTTCTCTCTTTCATAGGGATTGCGACTGTTCAAATGCCTCCTCAGCAGGCAGACATCTCCTAAGACTCACTGGCTGGAAGAGTTGTGTCATCACCACGGACCTTATAGGAGGACAGAAAAGCATCTGGTGAGCAAGAGAGGGGATTGGTAATTAATATCGGGTAATATTAAGAGCATTACCACGAAGGCTTTACATCTTTCCACATACTTTCACAGTTATGATCTCATCTGGTAACTCAATGTCACTGTCCTCCAAGCCAACCGGAGATCCAAACTGGAGGTCGGGTGCAGCGGTCCCCACCGCTACCTGGGGGCTTGTGGCTGGGAACTAACTTAAAGAGCTTTTGGAGGAACAAGTTTATTGTCAGGGTTTAAAGATATCCTAAGACGTTATGCCTGTAATGTTTGCCTGCAGGAACCCAAGGCGTAATTCAGAAGAGTTTATAGTTCGGGAGTACAATTACATGGTGGAATGAGAAGGGAAAGTGGGGTACAGGAGCTCTGGGGAAGACACTGGGAGGAACCCGAGTCTCGGCTTCCTCATCTGAAACATTACGTACTTGAACTGGTTTAAATGGTCCTTAGAGTCCTTGTTAATCACACGTGTAGCTATATACTGACACCGAAGTCATCAGGGAAAGGCATGTGAGAGCCAGAAGAGTACAGGAATTGTCTATTTCAGCCTCTTTGTAAAACGATATAATGTAGGTGCAGCGCAGCCACCATTTGTCCAAATTCACTCGTCCATGTTAgaggtttgagtcccagtgcacAACAAACTATGCTTTCACAAATGGCATACTGCCTCGGGAGAACATTTCTAAAAATTGGTCTCTTCctctgctttcttcctttctttttttttggcggggggagGGTACATGATCTGgcagttgaacctgggtctctgcatagacaggcattctaaccactgaaccacccgtacacCCCTCTGCTTCCTTTTTAATCTTAGGTAGAACCTCTCCAGTATCGGTGACTTCGTTTGAGTGGAAGTCAGGGAATGAGACTGTTTAAAGTGCACTTTTTAGCTGTAAGGTCTGGGGCAAATTTTGTACCCTCTCTGTAAAATAGTAAGTACATCTTCTTCATagttgttgttgattttttttgcatgggcggggaccaggaattgaacctgggtctctggcatggcaggtgagaactcttgccactgagccaccacagcccattgttgttgtttttaaggaCAAAAGTAACCCATTACAAGGCCTGGGTGCAGTGACTGACATGCACAGAGCTTGTTCCAGTCTTGGTGGTCAGGGCAGACCTCAGCGTCCCCCTGGGCCTTCATCTCAGAGCTCAAGACCCTGCCAGGCATGAGGTCGAGCCCTGGACCAGATCCGGAGGCCGTGCGGAGTGTGTGTCAGCGTTTCGCTGTTAGGAGACTGTGTTCCTGTGACCACATCTCCTCCAGTCATGTTGCAGGGCGCTGGGCAACAACAAAGAGTGAGGCCAGGAGCTGGGCCCACTCGTCACTGGGCCATTGCAGTGCTCAGTAACTGGTGACCTGTACAACAGGAATTAAAGCAATTTAAACCAGGGCTTCTGGATCTAGAATACCAGTGGGACCCACATTTCACCCAAACAGGTTTTCTCAGCCTGCCGAGGCTCTGGACCACTTGCAGCTTGCAGGGCTCTCAGCTGCACGCCCCCTTCTTTCCACTAGATGACAGTATCAGCTCCCCAGTGGCAACAGGGAAACCCATTTCAGCCTTGTCAAAGTCCACAGTGTTCCCctttgcatgtgcatgtgtgtgtgtgcgcacatgtgCATGTCTGCAcgcatgtgtgcacgtgtgtgcattGGCATGTGAACAAGCAACCCTCCCACCCTTGAGAACCTCTCCAGTGAAGCTTAGGTACCTGTGCACTTTTTTCGGGGAGCCTCatcagttttctttaaaaaaggtcTATGACCTCAAAAGGGTTGGAACCAATTCCTTAAAGTCTTCCAAAATAGTGATGAGAGAAGGGACATCTCCAGCTGGGGCCGTGGAAAAGTGCAGCCATCACGCTAATTAAAACTGTGCACCGTGAGACTTCGTTATGAAATGTGTCCTCATCCCTTTGGTACTTTCAGCTACTTAGAAAAAGCACTTCTCAGAGTGTTTCTGGGGAGGGGGAGCATCCCAGAGGGCACGCTGCCCCCAAGCCCCCTTCAGGAGCGCCACCTCGGTCCCGGTCCCGGTCCCAGGTCAGGGTGGTCAAGGAGACCTCCGAGCCAGATGAGCACCACCGGCTGGTTCTCAGAAAAGGAACCCCCAGGGCTGGGACCCATTGGAAAATTGATGGGAAGGAAAGCAGGGGAGGGCAGCGAGGGGATGGGGAAGGGAGTGTGTCGGGAGGAGGGGGAGTGTGTCGGGAGGAGGTGTGTCAGGGGGAGGGAGTGTgtcagggggagggggagggagcgAGGGGCCCCGCTGGAGCGTAGGGCGCCCCTGCCCTGCGAGGCCTGCTTCGGGCTCCTCTTCTCCCACCCAGCCCTCGGGAGCAACTCCCCCACAAGCTCCGAGGTCCCGAGGTCCCCGCCCGCGTCCCTCCctcgccccccgccccccacatcTGTCCCTGAGATGGTCGGACCCCGGCGCCCCGCCCCAACAAGCAGACCCCGGAGCGGAGCCCCAGAGCTGCGCCGAGGGTCAAGTCCGCCTCCCGCACTgaggggcgcggggcgcgggggcGCAGGCGGCAGGAAGGGGCGGGCCCGGGGCGGGGAGGACTgcgcgccccgcccccgccccgcccgcccgcccgccctcccCGCGCTGGGCCCTGGCGCCGCGGGGCTCCCGCCCGCTAAGGGTTGCAAGTTGTGCGCCGGGGTCGGGAGGGGCCGCGAGGAGCCGGAGGCCGGCGGGCAGCGCGAGAGGAGCGGCCGCCGCCTGTGCCGGGTGAGTGCCCGCGGGGTCCCCTGCCGGGCGCCCGGCTCCCCGCTCCCTGCTTGGCGGCTCCGGGGGCGCGGCCCGCTCGGGGCTGCTGTTCCGCCAGCGTCAGCCGCTCCCTCGTGGGATCGTCCCCAGGGAACCGAGGGATCCACGCGGGTCCTCAGGGGCTGTGGAGAAGGCGCGCGGCCCGGCTCGAGAGGAGCCCCGGACCCGGACCCGGACGCATCCGCTCAGCCCTGGAGGCCGGCGCcacccggggggggggggggacactgtcctgggcggggggcggggggaggtggGGGCATCAGGACTGGAAATGGGGCGGGGCCGAGGGGGTGGCGGTAGGGCCTGGAGGGTGGGCCCAGGCGCTCCGGGGACCCGGCTGCTGCCTTGGGTCTGGGGGGAGCCGGGAGGGGAGCAGGTGGCAGCGCGAACACCGGGAGCCCTGCGCTGCTGGGTGCGTGCACGGGGCTGCAAAGTGAGGGACCGGCGGCACTCAGCCCTGCAGTCCTACCGGTGCAAGGAATCAACCCCTGCCACGGAAGGAGGGCTGGGTGGGCGGTGGCTCTCTCTGAAGGATGGGCCCAGATGCTCCTACTGCTTGCTGAGTTCTGTGCTCTGCATTTGTTAAGAAAAAATGATCCTCATTTATCTTGTTTGGGCTCGTGCAAAAAGTCAGCTCTCCGTTACAGGGTCAGGGAAAAGTTGCTACAAACTATAAGCAGAATAGTTTTGCAGGCCAAATAAACCATGTTAtggttcattttcttttaatatcctgAATTATGTTTACTGCCAGTAAAGATGCTACATTACTTTTAATGTGAGCATATGAAATGAATTCGCTGGCTTGGCAAATAGAAGCCATGATTTCTTTAAGCCAATAGCTGCCAGAGTTAATTTGGGAGCATCTGTAGTAAAGGGAGATGGGAACAAGCTTTGAGCTAGTTTGATAAAAGTTGAGTTAGAGAGAAGCTTCCATAGAGAGTTAGTTCTGCCCACCTCTTGAAGGCTGAGACAAGCTTGGATGGGTATGCACGGGAGGTTCTAGACCGCCTGAGTCCGAGTTACCACTTCGCGGAGGTTTTCAACTTTAATGTCTCCTACTGTTCTCTTGCCAGGGACCCTCGACCCTCTAGCTTGTTCCAGAGGAAGGGGAGCTGCTGTTAAACTGCTGAAGAGTCACTCTTGACCAGAGCCTCCTGCCCTTCAGAGCCCTGGCGCCCCTGCGCTCCTGCTGCCCCACGGCCTGGTGAGCCATGGCCTCCAGCCTGACCTGCACGGGACTGGTCTGGGCCGCGCTCTCCTTCCTCTGTGCGGCTGCCTCCTGCGTGGGGTTTTTCATGCCCTACTGGCTGTGGGGCTCACAGCTGGGCAAGCCCGTCTCCTTCGGCACCTTCCGGAGGTGCTCGTACCCCGTGCATGACGAGAGCCGGCAgaggatggtgatggtggaggagTGTGGGCGCTATGCCTCCTTCCAGGGCATCCCCAGCGCCGAGTGGAGGATCTGCGCCGTGGTGACCGGCCTGGGCTGTGGCCTCCTGCTCCTCGTGGCGCTCACCGCCCTTATGGGCTGCTGTGTGTCGGAGCTCATCTCCAGGACAGTGGGGAGAGTGGCTGGAGGCATTCAGTTTCTGGGGGGTAAGTAGCGTGCTGCATCGAGCTGTTTCCTGGACCCCTAAAGGGGCCCTGCGAAGGATGAGGCCCGCTGGTGAGACGTGGCCATTGCTACAGGTTTTTACTAGAAATGCCCACAGCCTCAAGAGCTCTTGGGTTCTGTTTGTTCTTAGACGTTGCACCACTGGCCTGTTAGGCCAGCCACCCATGGGAGGCAGGTGCAGCTGGGTTGTTCCTGATGTGAAGGGGAGACAGATTGGATCTGACTACTTTTTGATACCTGTTCAGCTGCAGGTACTGGGCTTGGCTCTGTCTTATTGAAATCCTGAGGTCCTTTAAGACCTTCCTAGAAAAGTGGAAACGGTTTTTGATTCAACATTGTTCTTTTCAGTCTTTAATACTCTTTGGTGGATGTAAAATTGACCCTGGCCCAACCTTAAACTGTATCTCTAAATaaacaattgctttttaaaatggggaggTGTTTTAAAACAGCTATGAATTTAACCATGACACAAGGATAGCTAGAGAATTAATTACCTTGTTAGGCCTTAACGTCTCTGGCTGTGAGTTAAAGCAGAATATTTAGAAGATGATGTCAGCTTGTCCCAAATGGACTGGGTAGTTTCACAAACACCAGAAAGAGTTTGATTTGTGCTTGGGTTTCCTCCAACAAGTTTTGCCTCAATATCACTGCTCATATGGTTCTAATTGTACTTTACATATTTTCCACTGTGCTTTTTGCCTCCATTCTTCAAACTGACTGGCTGAACTGGTCTGATTTATAAGCTGCCCTGGTGAACTATGACAGCTTCCATAGATAGTACAGAGGGAAGGGAAATAAGCCTGGGAGACTTCTCAAGTGCATTTTTAACTTTGTGCAAAAGTAAAGGTCCCCTTCCTCTGCTGtgtgatgttttcttttgtgaagACTCCAGAAGAAAAAGTCCCGAAACATAGTTCTGAGATCGACTACGTATTGAAGAACCCAAACAGATTTCtggctatttaaaataaaactttcaaatattgttttaagTAAGAAAACTTTTGTGCTAAAATGCAAGTGGCAaagaattttctgttttgaaagaaGAGAAAGTGTTGTTGTAGTCCTTTATTTAATTAGCAGATGTGACTTTCTCCTCATTTGCTTTTCCCTGtggttttgcatttttctctGCTCTAGGAAGCAGTTTGGGGGACTTAATCATTCTCTCTCTACTGCTTCATTTTTCAACACTGAGCAAAGGACTTGCATGCGATGTGTATATTTATGGAGCAGTATAGTCAAACTGTTAGAAAACACGAGGAGGTCTTTATCAAAAGTTGAAATGTAAGTACAGAATTTGAAAACTTGTCGATTCTGCAGATTTTAAGATTCTATTAAGAATAGAGCTAATGCCaggagcatttaaaaaattttttctgtaaGAATCAACTTGCTTTTGCTGTTTGTGTTCCACTGGGCTCAGGGAAAGTGCTTAAGTTAGGCtgtttcatttcctccttttatggtaaattttactttccatttttccttccttctaggaTAGGAACTGCTTTTATTTCTGGCAGATCAGGAAAATGCTTCCAAAGAGAAATCAGTTTTTATTGATTGCTTTCAAACATATAATGAAGGAAGGCAGCAGGGAGTGAATCTGAGCCCATGCGATTTATGCTTCCCTCTCTAAGCTGTGTATAGATTTTTGGAATTATGTAGAGCTAAATGttctactttccagaaaactcaaGGGAAAAGCCTATATATAAAATTAGGTATATGAAATTCCGTCTTGGTAAATGTTACATTAAGCTAAGAATGCAATCTATTATTAGCAGTTGTATTCTCTCCTTTCTCAGTTCTGACAAAAATAATTCTGAATCTAAAACCGAAGAGAGTTATTTGGATTCTAACCGTTAACGGCACAAGGAAGTAAGTAAACATAACCTGTCaccaaagttaaaaataaaaacatgaaatatggaaaggtttttaaaaacctGCCCCTAATCATTATCATTTCATGGGCGCTCAGTTGGCAAAgaccattttaaaaagaattcttaTCAGTCGTTTCgtaattgtttctttcttttttctttttttataaatttatgtgtttaataattttgtttttgtgaaaataatttgtaaaatagGTGGGTTTCCTAAAGACCCCGCAAAATGCCAAACCAGTGCGTCCTGTGTGAGCCAGGGGTGCTGCCTGTGAAGTGGCGCCACCTGGAGGCGCTTGGCTGCAAGGCAGGCGTGTCTTGTTGAGAATATTTTGCCAGAAGGGCTGTTAGCTGAAGTTAGGGTTGCTCCAAAAACAGCAGGAAACAGGAGAATGGCAAAAAGCAGAGGCACCCCTGCGTGGGACTGCCTGCTGTGTGTGGGGTTTGCACATATGGTGTGACATCAGGCAGTAAAATCCCCACAGTACTTTGGACCAAGTTAAAGGCAAAGTATCAACCTTAATTTGAAATTGTCTTGCTACAGTTGCCTAGAGGTTAAAATGTCACCTGCCAATTGATAGAATACCAGAAAATGAAACTGCCTCCCATAGGCGGAATACCTCCAGGAATCCATGACTACTTAGCATTTTTCCTagatattattttaactttttattgtgaaataatttcagacttatctGAAAGCAGGTTGCCCACATCATATTcctgaaatacaaaatatttcccTGTGTATGTCCTGAGAATGTGGATATTCACTTATAAtcatcttaagtgcagttatcaagttcaagaaatttaacattgatataaagcttgcaTTCTGTAtcccagtttttttttctggtgtcctAATATCATCCTTTTGAAACTTTTGGCTTCCGTgcttagatcccatccagcatCACGTATTGCATAAAAGtgccattatctctttagtttctctctttcattctttaatgTGGAAATGCATGTACAATGGAGATCTTGCATCCCAGCCCCTCCTGAGCACACCATTCGGTGGGACTCATCACGCTCACCGTGTTGCATACCCCCCACCTTCCACTACtggaactttcccttcaccccaaacagaaaccgcACACCTACTTTGCATTAACTCCCTGTtgtgcctgcccccacccctggtaacctgtactccgCTTTCTGTCTCTACGAGCTCGCATATTCTCTAATAttcctttgtggttaccatggggtttaaatttagcATACAAATTCTGTGACAGTCCtgtttgctttgatatcaacttaataaCATCAATAGCATAAATAAATTATGTTCCTTtacccctctgtcccccaccTTTGTATAGTGCTTGTCACGAATTACATATTTATGCATCATGAGtctaaaaccattgatttatcattacattttatgcaatgtgttttagatcctgtaggaagtaaaaagtggaattgaAAATCAAAGATACAAAACTACTCATAAATTCATTCCCTGGACCATGcataccccacccccccaaaaaaaaactatggtattcatatttattcatatcattatctccactggagatctttattccTTCATGTGGCTTTGGTCTGTtgtccagcatcctttctttcaGCCTGAA
This is a stretch of genomic DNA from Tamandua tetradactyla isolate mTamTet1 chromosome 4, mTamTet1.pri, whole genome shotgun sequence. It encodes these proteins:
- the LHFPL6 gene encoding LHFPL tetraspan subfamily member 6 protein; this translates as MASSLTCTGLVWAALSFLCAAASCVGFFMPYWLWGSQLGKPVSFGTFRRCSYPVHDESRQRMVMVEECGRYASFQGIPSAEWRICAVVTGLGCGLLLLVALTALMGCCVSELISRTVGRVAGGIQFLGGLLVGAGCALYPLGWDSEEVRQTCGYTSGQFDLGTCELGWAFVCTGAGAAAATLLCPGLACCSGRRQKQNPY